A part of Paenibacillus sp. 481 genomic DNA contains:
- a CDS encoding sugar ABC transporter substrate-binding protein, translating to MLKQRNEKKRNQTRRLVVTLLACMALLTTACGVKQSGTSSTQEPPASQSSSTEKTAANSSGEQNKPDLRGKRIALVMQFNTGTFSQQYLEGVQAEVKRFGGELTTFVAENDKAKMASQLDMAVNQKFDAILTDHGDVQTLEAGVKKALQQQIPVVAFDALLDVPGVTVLEQGDEQMAEMTLEQLAKDIGGKGNIVKVWVAGFAPMERRQLAYEKFLKKYPDIKEVAAFGAATNNTALDTQAKMEAILKQHPNKGDIAAVWTAWDEFAKGASRAIQQAGRTEIKVYGIDMSDEDLQMLQDKNNPWVATAAVDPKDIGRVQVRYLYQKLNGEETAATVKLEPVFIHRNELPADKQVSTNELSQHIAGWSGSKQGEQDWMSEYK from the coding sequence ATGTTAAAGCAACGAAATGAGAAGAAGCGAAATCAAACGAGGCGGCTGGTAGTCACGCTGCTGGCATGTATGGCATTACTGACAACAGCGTGTGGAGTGAAACAAAGTGGGACAAGCTCCACGCAGGAGCCACCTGCGAGCCAATCATCATCGACTGAAAAGACAGCTGCTAACAGCAGTGGTGAGCAAAACAAGCCGGATTTACGTGGGAAACGAATTGCACTTGTAATGCAGTTCAATACAGGAACATTTTCACAGCAATACTTAGAAGGGGTTCAAGCAGAAGTAAAACGATTTGGCGGTGAACTGACGACATTTGTGGCTGAAAATGATAAAGCGAAGATGGCTTCACAATTAGATATGGCTGTAAACCAGAAGTTTGACGCTATTTTAACTGATCATGGTGATGTGCAAACGTTAGAAGCTGGGGTAAAAAAGGCGTTGCAGCAGCAAATTCCAGTAGTCGCATTCGATGCTTTGCTCGACGTGCCAGGTGTTACGGTGTTGGAGCAAGGTGACGAGCAGATGGCCGAGATGACGCTCGAGCAATTGGCAAAAGATATTGGCGGCAAAGGGAATATTGTCAAGGTTTGGGTAGCTGGCTTTGCACCGATGGAGCGTAGACAACTGGCATATGAGAAATTTCTGAAGAAATATCCGGATATAAAAGAGGTTGCGGCATTTGGTGCAGCGACTAACAATACAGCGCTCGATACGCAAGCGAAAATGGAAGCTATTTTGAAACAACATCCGAATAAAGGCGACATTGCAGCTGTATGGACAGCATGGGATGAATTCGCAAAAGGGGCATCTCGTGCCATTCAGCAAGCTGGACGAACGGAAATTAAGGTGTACGGCATTGATATGAGCGATGAGGATTTGCAAATGCTTCAAGATAAAAATAATCCTTGGGTAGCTACGGCAGCTGTCGATCCGAAAGATATTGGTCGTGTGCAAGTGCGATATTTGTATCAGAAATTGAACGGGGAAGAGACAGCGGCTACGGTGAAGCTTGAACCGGTATTTATTCACCGTAATGAATTGCCAGCAGATAAGCAAGTATCGACGAACGAACTTAGTCAGCATATTGCAGGTTGGAGTGGTAGTAAACAAGGTGAACAAGATTGGATGAGCGAGTATAAATAA
- a CDS encoding ABC transporter permease, which yields MRSSIQDKLMQFLFRYGAIFVIIGVIIFFSIQLPYFFTSANIADILRSISIVTFVAIGVTLSLIVDGFDLSVGSTVSLTTVVTASLMIWYELPLALVIVVPLLVGAAVGLLNAFFIVKLRIPDLLATLAVMYIVAGIHKTYTRGYTVYDHMQMPDGTKAPGTVYDSFKLLGNGDLYIGSFTLPLAVVFMLVTVAGIHILLTYTRVGRQMYMTGGNEEAARLSGIRVNRIRTIAYVLSGLFAAMGGLLFAARAGGQIDAGAPLLMEAVAAVFVGYSVFGAGKPNIIGTFFGSVLIGILVNGLTMMNLQYYTHDIVKGTVLVLALAVTYYVVQRTRSAS from the coding sequence ATGAGGTCAAGCATCCAAGATAAACTGATGCAATTTTTGTTCCGTTACGGCGCTATTTTTGTCATTATTGGTGTCATTATTTTTTTCTCGATTCAGTTGCCGTACTTTTTTACGAGTGCTAATATCGCAGATATTTTGCGTTCCATATCGATTGTAACTTTTGTCGCAATTGGTGTCACATTATCGCTTATTGTCGATGGATTTGACTTATCCGTCGGTTCGACCGTTTCCTTAACGACAGTTGTGACGGCTTCATTAATGATTTGGTACGAGCTTCCGTTAGCACTAGTCATCGTCGTTCCGCTTCTCGTGGGGGCTGCGGTAGGCTTACTTAACGCTTTTTTCATCGTGAAATTGCGCATTCCAGACTTGCTGGCGACGTTAGCTGTCATGTACATAGTAGCTGGGATCCACAAGACGTATACTCGCGGGTATACGGTGTATGATCATATGCAAATGCCGGATGGAACGAAAGCGCCTGGAACGGTGTATGATTCTTTTAAATTACTAGGTAACGGCGATTTGTATATCGGTTCGTTTACGCTCCCACTAGCGGTTGTGTTTATGTTGGTTACTGTAGCTGGTATTCATATTTTATTGACGTACACACGCGTAGGAAGGCAAATGTATATGACTGGCGGTAATGAAGAAGCAGCAAGGCTATCGGGTATTCGGGTAAACCGAATACGTACGATAGCATACGTGCTGTCAGGTTTATTTGCCGCTATGGGCGGACTGTTGTTCGCAGCACGAGCGGGCGGACAAATTGATGCGGGAGCGCCCTTACTGATGGAGGCCGTGGCAGCGGTATTCGTCGGCTATTCCGTCTTCGGAGCAGGCAAACCTAACATCATAGGTACATTCTTTGGCTCCGTGCTGATAGGCATTCTTGTCAATGGTCTGACGATGATGAACTTACAATATTACACGCATGACATTGTAAAAGGGACGGTGCTCGTACTCGCACTTGCTGTTACCTACTATGTCGTGCAGCGGACTCGCTCTGCTTCATAA
- a CDS encoding HU family DNA-binding protein — translation MNKSELVSEVSEKTELSKKDVTKIVDAVFDAISEALQNGDKVQLVGFGNFEVRERSARKGRNPQTGEEIEIPASKIPAFKPGKALKDGIK, via the coding sequence TTGAACAAATCCGAATTAGTTTCTGAAGTATCGGAAAAAACGGAATTGTCCAAGAAGGACGTAACGAAGATCGTGGACGCAGTGTTCGACGCGATCTCAGAAGCATTGCAAAACGGAGACAAAGTGCAATTGGTTGGTTTTGGTAATTTCGAAGTGCGGGAACGTTCTGCACGCAAAGGTCGCAACCCACAAACGGGTGAAGAGATCGAAATTCCAGCTAGCAAAATACCGGCGTTCAAACCAGGCAAAGCGCTTAAAGACGGCATCAAATAA
- the spoIVA gene encoding stage IV sporulation protein A — MEKVDIFKDIAERTGGDIYLGVVGAVRTGKSTFIKRFMETVVLPNIANESDRLRAVDELPQSAAGRTIMTTEPKFVPNSAVQIKVADGLDVNVRLVDCVGYAVEGAKGYEDENGPRMINTPWFEDPIPFQEAAEIGTRKVIQEHSTLGVVVTTDGTIAEIPRSSYVSSEERVINELKEVGKPFVLIINSTRPRSDETQALRSELQAKYDIPVMALSAATMGEEDVMGVLREVLYEFPVHEVNVNLPSWVMVLHDSHWLRTSYESSVRDTVKDIRRLRDVDRVVQHFMEYDFIVRAGLSGMDMGQGVAEIDLYAPDELYDQILMEVVGVEIRGKDHLLQLMQEFSHAKREYDRFAGALEMVKTTGYGIAAPTLSEMALDEPELIRQGARFGVRLKATAPSIHMIRVDVESEFAPIIGTERQSEELMRYLMQDFENDPTKIWESDIFGRSLHSIVREGIQGKLAMMPDNARYKLQETLGRIINEGSGGLIAIIL; from the coding sequence ATGGAGAAGGTGGATATTTTTAAAGACATTGCCGAGCGTACCGGCGGGGATATTTACCTCGGGGTCGTCGGTGCGGTCCGCACGGGGAAATCGACTTTTATTAAACGGTTTATGGAAACCGTCGTGTTACCTAACATTGCGAATGAATCGGATCGGCTTCGTGCTGTTGACGAGCTGCCGCAAAGTGCTGCCGGCAGGACCATTATGACGACGGAGCCTAAATTTGTACCGAACAGTGCGGTGCAAATTAAAGTGGCCGACGGATTAGACGTAAACGTTAGGTTAGTCGACTGTGTGGGTTACGCAGTTGAGGGCGCTAAAGGTTACGAGGATGAAAACGGTCCTCGCATGATTAACACGCCGTGGTTTGAAGACCCAATTCCATTCCAGGAGGCAGCTGAGATTGGAACTCGCAAAGTTATTCAGGAACATTCGACGCTTGGCGTTGTCGTAACCACGGATGGAACGATTGCTGAAATTCCGCGTAGCTCTTACGTCAGCTCTGAAGAACGTGTCATCAATGAGCTGAAGGAAGTAGGTAAGCCATTTGTTCTAATCATAAACTCTACTCGTCCACGTAGTGACGAGACGCAAGCGCTTCGTAGTGAATTACAAGCAAAATACGATATTCCAGTTATGGCGCTAAGTGCAGCAACGATGGGTGAAGAAGACGTCATGGGCGTGCTTCGCGAAGTGCTGTATGAATTCCCGGTTCACGAAGTGAACGTAAACTTGCCGAGCTGGGTTATGGTATTACATGATAGCCATTGGCTACGTACAAGTTATGAGAGCTCGGTACGGGATACGGTGAAAGACATTCGCCGTCTGCGTGACGTCGATCGTGTCGTGCAGCATTTTATGGAATATGACTTTATCGTTCGAGCTGGCTTAAGCGGGATGGATATGGGTCAAGGTGTAGCAGAAATTGATTTGTATGCACCAGACGAACTGTATGACCAAATCTTGATGGAAGTCGTCGGCGTTGAAATTCGCGGCAAAGATCATTTGTTGCAACTGATGCAGGAGTTTTCACATGCGAAACGGGAGTATGATCGCTTCGCAGGGGCTTTAGAAATGGTGAAAACGACAGGCTACGGGATCGCCGCGCCAACGTTGTCTGAGATGGCGCTCGATGAGCCAGAGCTCATTCGTCAAGGAGCACGATTTGGCGTACGTTTGAAGGCAACCGCACCGTCTATCCATATGATTCGCGTCGATGTGGAATCCGAATTTGCGCCAATTATTGGAACGGAGAGACAGAGCGAGGAGCTTATGCGCTATCTTATGCAAGATTTTGAGAATGACCCGACAAAAATATGGGAATCGGACATTTTTGGGCGCTCACTCCATTCCATCGTGCGCGAAGGTATACAAGGTAAACTTGCGATGATGCCGGACAATGCACGCTATAAGCTGCAAGAAACGCTCGGCCGTATTATAAACGAAGGATCTGGTGGATTAATAGCGATTATTTTGTAG
- a CDS encoding sugar ABC transporter ATP-binding protein has protein sequence MPINVPHITSMLHMSNIRKSFNGVPVLHDVHFTAHGGEIHALLGANGAGKSTLMKLLSGAYSPDQGTVALDDVGLKIGSPLDAKRGGIHCVYQEVDTALIPQLSVAENVMLDRIAAGSLWVRPKQVAREAEQALAELGVHIPLHKRVDQLTLAEKQMVVIARTLVEQAKVIVFDEPTAPLSQEETERLFRVMRQMRAQGKVIIFITHRLPEVFAECDRLTVLRDGQHVYEAAIRDTVPDEVVRQMLGRTFNEPFPKVDVVRGSIVLRAEGLRAGNKVRGVDLDVRQGEIVSIVGLVGAGKTELSRLLGGADVMEAGAITINDKRVTIAQPADAIANGIVLVPEERRKQGIFVHESVRTNLSLPLLRKLSRGGFVSRAQERLLSQRIIERFGIKASTDAIASKYLSGGNQQKVSIGKWVETDAAVYVLDEPTKGVDVGAKSDIFRIIGQLAEQGKSIVYLTCEFGEAIGIADRVIVMCDGIFVKQFERNEVTQEQLLFYASAGQEGENE, from the coding sequence ATGCCTATTAACGTGCCGCATATAACGTCTATGCTGCATATGAGTAACATACGCAAGTCCTTTAATGGAGTGCCCGTTTTGCATGATGTTCATTTTACAGCGCATGGTGGAGAAATCCATGCGCTGTTAGGTGCAAACGGAGCGGGCAAAAGTACGCTCATGAAACTGCTGTCAGGCGCTTATTCGCCTGACCAAGGAACTGTAGCACTAGATGACGTAGGGCTGAAGATTGGGTCCCCGCTTGATGCAAAGCGCGGAGGCATTCATTGTGTGTATCAAGAGGTTGATACTGCACTCATTCCACAATTAAGTGTTGCCGAAAATGTCATGCTTGACCGCATCGCTGCAGGATCGCTCTGGGTGCGCCCCAAGCAAGTCGCTCGCGAAGCTGAGCAAGCTTTAGCGGAGCTGGGTGTACACATTCCACTGCACAAGCGGGTCGATCAGCTGACTTTAGCTGAAAAGCAAATGGTCGTTATCGCTCGCACATTAGTCGAGCAGGCGAAAGTGATTGTGTTTGATGAGCCGACAGCACCACTTAGTCAGGAAGAGACGGAAAGACTGTTTCGTGTGATGAGACAAATGCGAGCGCAAGGGAAGGTCATTATTTTTATAACGCATCGTTTGCCAGAAGTGTTCGCGGAGTGCGATCGTTTAACGGTGTTGCGAGATGGACAGCACGTATACGAAGCGGCCATACGTGATACCGTGCCGGATGAAGTGGTTCGGCAAATGTTAGGCCGTACGTTTAATGAGCCGTTTCCGAAGGTTGACGTAGTGCGCGGTTCTATTGTGCTACGCGCAGAAGGATTGCGTGCAGGGAACAAAGTACGCGGTGTTGATTTAGACGTGCGACAAGGCGAAATCGTGAGTATTGTCGGCCTAGTTGGTGCAGGGAAAACGGAGTTGTCCCGCTTGCTGGGCGGCGCGGATGTGATGGAAGCTGGGGCCATAACTATCAACGATAAGCGCGTAACGATCGCGCAGCCAGCAGATGCCATTGCCAACGGTATCGTGCTAGTACCAGAAGAGCGGCGGAAGCAAGGGATCTTTGTACATGAATCTGTGCGAACTAACCTTAGCTTGCCGCTGTTACGGAAATTAAGTCGAGGCGGTTTTGTGAGCCGCGCACAAGAAAGACTGTTATCCCAACGAATCATTGAGCGTTTCGGTATCAAAGCATCTACTGATGCTATTGCATCTAAATATTTAAGCGGTGGCAATCAACAGAAGGTATCCATCGGTAAATGGGTAGAAACGGATGCGGCCGTGTATGTGCTGGACGAGCCGACAAAAGGCGTAGATGTCGGCGCAAAAAGCGACATTTTTCGCATTATCGGGCAATTAGCCGAGCAAGGAAAATCGATCGTTTACTTGACCTGTGAGTTTGGAGAGGCAATAGGTATTGCTGATCGCGTTATTGTCATGTGTGATGGTATTTTCGTCAAACAATTTGAGCGTAATGAAGTTACACAGGAGCAGTTATTGTTCTACGCGAGTGCAGGACAGGAAGGGGAAAATGAATAA
- a CDS encoding heptaprenyl diphosphate synthase component 1 — MNGYRIPQLAQKYVEHDMIQAHTALPVYPDARGELLFAFLNRNAQTAEHSELYTLVTTLVQNGLDTHDTVEMASAKGHDRNMRSRQLKVLAGDYFSSRFYHLLAQAGQIDVIRVLSKAVCEVNRMKMTMMEQMNRLFMSADQYIHSRTAIHKELFRSFHARLNGSDAEMLESLLHCVTELEIVEQERQRAHSFEQFEHSLSYWMVWQLGTDEERQMLKERSYDSSTWETWQQKYKLEQQIAVLVRAAEDRLQTQFARTASTLSWDKQVATRFHSLLTGGNNATAMM, encoded by the coding sequence ATGAATGGTTATCGTATCCCGCAATTAGCACAAAAGTATGTTGAACATGATATGATTCAGGCCCACACTGCACTCCCCGTGTATCCAGACGCACGTGGAGAGTTATTGTTCGCCTTCTTAAACCGGAACGCTCAAACAGCTGAGCACAGTGAGTTGTACACACTCGTTACAACCCTCGTTCAGAACGGTTTAGATACGCATGATACGGTTGAAATGGCTAGTGCAAAGGGCCATGACCGCAACATGCGCTCGCGCCAGCTGAAGGTTCTTGCGGGAGATTACTTTAGCAGCCGATTTTATCATTTGCTCGCACAAGCAGGTCAAATAGACGTGATTCGTGTGTTGAGCAAAGCAGTATGTGAAGTAAATCGCATGAAAATGACGATGATGGAACAAATGAATCGCTTGTTTATGTCAGCAGATCAGTATATTCACTCACGTACCGCGATTCATAAAGAGCTGTTTCGCTCCTTTCATGCGCGACTAAACGGATCAGACGCAGAGATGCTGGAATCACTGCTCCATTGTGTGACAGAGTTAGAGATTGTGGAGCAAGAGCGTCAGCGTGCACATTCGTTTGAGCAGTTTGAACATAGCCTGTCTTATTGGATGGTGTGGCAGTTAGGAACGGACGAGGAGCGTCAAATGCTCAAGGAACGGAGCTACGATTCGTCAACATGGGAAACGTGGCAGCAAAAGTATAAGTTGGAGCAGCAAATCGCAGTTCTCGTACGAGCAGCGGAAGACCGACTCCAAACTCAATTTGCTCGAACGGCTTCAACCCTGTCATGGGACAAGCAGGTGGCTACACGGTTCCACTCGTTGTTGACAGGTGGAAATAACGCCACGGCAATGATGTAG
- a CDS encoding 2Fe-2S iron-sulfur cluster-binding protein — MAEIQLKGRTKEVSVTVPIGSTLLDAALNSDVDWGSACKRGTCARCRCLIDEGETLLNDITEAEWDRMDEEEFVQGYRLACQAVIESDGAIRAVYKPYF, encoded by the coding sequence ATGGCGGAGATTCAGCTTAAAGGGCGTACTAAAGAAGTATCTGTCACCGTGCCGATTGGCAGCACATTGCTAGATGCAGCTCTGAATTCAGATGTGGATTGGGGAAGTGCTTGTAAGCGCGGCACGTGCGCACGTTGTCGTTGCTTAATCGATGAGGGTGAGACACTGCTTAATGATATAACAGAGGCAGAATGGGATCGCATGGACGAAGAAGAATTTGTTCAAGGCTATCGATTGGCATGTCAGGCGGTCATTGAATCAGACGGAGCTATTCGAGCCGTGTACAAGCCTTATTTTTAA
- the mtrB gene encoding trp RNA-binding attenuation protein MtrB, with translation MDTQSDLQSDFIVIKAKEQGVQVIGLTRGQDTRFHHTEKLDKNEVLIAQFTNHTSAIKIRGKAYVMTKHGTVHTDE, from the coding sequence ATGGACACGCAAAGTGACTTGCAGAGTGACTTCATTGTCATTAAGGCGAAAGAGCAAGGGGTGCAAGTCATCGGTTTGACACGAGGACAGGACACCCGTTTTCATCATACGGAAAAATTAGATAAGAACGAAGTACTTATTGCGCAATTTACGAATCATACCTCTGCGATCAAAATACGCGGTAAAGCGTATGTAATGACAAAACACGGCACAGTACACACCGACGAATAA
- a CDS encoding 2Fe-2S iron-sulfur cluster-binding protein, giving the protein MFKTQVHFMPANTSILPKPHLTLLDTARQARVAIRSRCDGKAGCLMCKVVVEGEDRLLHPPTEAERRKLGTVQKTGTRLACQVRLTGEAGTVNVHVPEDPLKAAIRRQLEQQNDDQLW; this is encoded by the coding sequence TTGTTTAAGACGCAAGTTCATTTTATGCCAGCTAATACTTCCATATTGCCTAAGCCGCATCTCACATTGTTAGACACAGCTCGGCAAGCGCGGGTAGCGATTCGTTCGCGTTGTGACGGTAAAGCAGGTTGTTTAATGTGCAAAGTAGTCGTCGAAGGTGAGGACCGGTTGCTACATCCTCCAACTGAAGCTGAACGTCGCAAGCTAGGAACCGTACAAAAGACAGGTACAAGGCTTGCCTGTCAAGTCCGCTTAACCGGTGAAGCTGGCACCGTGAACGTGCATGTGCCAGAGGACCCGCTCAAAGCTGCGATCAGAAGGCAGCTGGAGCAGCAAAATGATGATCAACTATGGTAG